One genomic window of Sphingobacterium oryzagri includes the following:
- a CDS encoding redoxin domain-containing protein, translating into MSAQTLPVSNEVEGRLDISPITAGEYIPDEIWELSFERISYGGKSDFIKLSDYKGKTIVIDFWATTCVGCIANMPFMHDLIEGLQDDVVMLPITFEGRDRIVKFLSVTRSQTIQDLGNRFFSLVDGKVMDRLIPHRFIPHVAIINKQGILEQSIPPQLLSKTILSNIAKGEPYQIERYIGQLDTTMLADNVVGLAQNRPKLYSAVSSYIDGYEMSSKAYLDSAQGIQYQRHVNRSILALMEFALGNQGFRAAAPNRLIMLSADSVNLDFWQTGLPLNEKLFSVSYEHSLPLDWPKSRVNARMHRDITDFTGYHFGVVTRQMRCLSIRRQSGAVLERSKEHGIRTLRVKEEELMSKMPRHMGRSSSGAKNYLLNAKMSSLLYYINEQTSTPMPLAFDETGIDYRFDIDLPDRQGDLPSLISALEKQGFQVVIEERPLKMMVVGDRPLDQYDLNGLELRLTKYGYIADTKGGAL; encoded by the coding sequence GTGTCAGCCCAAACGCTTCCTGTTTCTAATGAAGTGGAGGGGCGGCTAGATATTTCGCCCATAACAGCAGGAGAGTACATTCCCGATGAAATATGGGAACTTTCTTTTGAGCGGATAAGCTATGGCGGGAAATCCGATTTTATTAAACTAAGTGACTACAAGGGCAAGACGATTGTCATTGACTTTTGGGCGACGACTTGTGTAGGTTGTATTGCCAATATGCCCTTTATGCATGATCTGATAGAGGGTTTACAAGATGATGTTGTCATGCTACCGATTACTTTTGAGGGACGTGATAGGATCGTGAAGTTTTTGTCGGTGACCCGCTCACAGACTATTCAGGATCTTGGAAATAGGTTTTTTAGCCTTGTTGATGGAAAGGTTATGGATCGTCTTATTCCGCATCGTTTTATTCCCCATGTAGCTATTATCAATAAACAGGGAATATTGGAGCAGTCCATACCACCACAGTTGTTAAGCAAAACTATACTTTCGAATATTGCAAAAGGTGAACCTTATCAGATCGAGCGCTACATTGGCCAGCTTGATACTACTATGCTCGCGGATAACGTAGTTGGCTTAGCGCAAAACCGCCCGAAACTCTATTCGGCGGTGTCCAGCTATATCGATGGCTACGAAATGTCTTCCAAAGCGTACTTGGATTCCGCTCAAGGAATTCAATACCAGCGGCACGTAAATCGATCAATCCTGGCGCTAATGGAGTTTGCGTTAGGTAATCAAGGGTTCCGAGCGGCAGCGCCTAATAGGTTAATCATGCTCTCGGCCGATAGTGTCAACTTGGACTTTTGGCAAACAGGATTGCCCTTGAACGAAAAGCTGTTCAGCGTGAGCTATGAGCATAGCTTACCGCTAGATTGGCCGAAATCTAGAGTCAATGCGCGTATGCATAGGGATATCACTGATTTTACGGGTTATCATTTCGGCGTAGTTACTCGGCAGATGCGCTGTTTGTCTATTCGACGACAGTCAGGAGCAGTGCTCGAAAGGTCAAAAGAGCATGGTATCCGCACTCTGCGGGTGAAAGAGGAGGAGCTGATGTCTAAAATGCCGCGGCATATGGGTAGGTCCTCATCGGGCGCAAAGAACTATCTGCTCAATGCTAAAATGAGCAGCCTACTGTATTATATCAACGAGCAGACATCAACACCCATGCCACTTGCTTTCGATGAGACGGGCATTGACTACCGGTTCGATATTGATCTGCCCGACAGGCAGGGTGACCTTCCTTCACTGATTTCGGCGCTCGAAAAGCAGGGTTTTCAAGTTGTGATCGAGGAACGTCCGCTTAAAATGATGGTGGTGGGGGATAGACCGCTAGACCAGTATGATCTTAATGGGTTAGAGCTTCGGCTAACCAAATATGGTTACATCGCAGATACGAAAGGGGGGGCATTATGA
- a CDS encoding helix-turn-helix domain-containing protein has product MEQDHIDFRKRLGERIAELRVSRGMEQGELAAFINKDKQFINRYERQGANPTAFILVQIANALEVSPNDLLNFKLSK; this is encoded by the coding sequence ATGGAACAAGATCACATAGATTTTAGAAAAAGACTAGGAGAAAGAATCGCAGAATTAAGAGTAAGTAGAGGAATGGAACAGGGCGAGTTAGCCGCCTTTATCAATAAAGATAAGCAATTTATTAATAGGTACGAGCGCCAAGGGGCGAACCCTACCGCATTTATTCTCGTTCAGATAGCAAATGCATTAGAGGTATCACCTAATGATTTATTAAATTTTAAGCTAAGCAAATAG
- a CDS encoding JAB domain-containing protein, translating into MQFSLDLNQSTSASKGIYANELALSYKKSVKLDNPDFLQINSSLKVSQILRTIWEVDQINIRESFYLLCFSNKLDLLGYYKVAEGGLDQVLVDIRIVFSTALLARSSSIVVAHNHPSGTCEPSSADRTLTRRLAEAGELLAIRLNDHIILTEDNYYSFRDEGYL; encoded by the coding sequence ATGCAGTTTTCATTAGACCTCAATCAAAGTACATCCGCTAGTAAGGGTATTTATGCCAATGAATTGGCGCTTAGCTACAAGAAATCCGTCAAACTCGACAATCCTGATTTCCTTCAGATCAATAGCTCATTAAAAGTAAGTCAAATCCTTCGCACCATATGGGAAGTAGATCAAATCAATATTCGTGAAAGTTTCTATCTGCTTTGCTTTTCGAACAAATTAGATCTTTTAGGATACTATAAAGTTGCCGAAGGTGGACTTGATCAGGTATTGGTTGACATTAGGATTGTGTTCTCAACAGCACTGTTAGCGAGATCTTCCTCAATCGTTGTTGCACATAACCATCCGAGTGGTACCTGCGAACCAAGTTCAGCTGACAGAACACTTACTAGGCGGTTGGCTGAGGCCGGAGAGCTATTAGCTATTAGACTTAATGATCACATCATTTTGACGGAAGATAATTACTATTCTTTTAGGGATGAAGGGTACTTGTAG
- a CDS encoding RteC domain-containing protein: MSDKELEKLYQEMLEELQTFDNVMDEAGKSLGQSLGCIQRTLENLFDYFELHSPATIQSEIHFFKYVKPRFLSWQIYLIQQNYLLVSMPVGTDDMSKNFLLEELSSISRFFQKHAFLYQYYLAGETMRDEEFFLRKNISEFPLGQEFVSGRMRKYSTQMDYMFAQFKAMEMLRDFIISRVKFFTQTFKEDMLSAALKQSRRYWSGDKAELVELIYGIYLTRRLNNGKAEIGEIIDWFEDTLNVDLRQAYRIFMDIKRRKKISYTKFLDEMAIAIRMNIEEGNR; the protein is encoded by the coding sequence ATGTCAGATAAGGAACTCGAAAAACTATATCAGGAAATGCTAGAAGAACTGCAAACATTCGATAATGTAATGGATGAAGCAGGAAAATCTTTAGGGCAGTCACTCGGCTGTATTCAGCGCACATTGGAAAACTTGTTTGATTATTTCGAGTTACACTCTCCAGCAACCATACAATCGGAGATCCATTTTTTTAAGTATGTAAAACCGAGATTTCTTAGTTGGCAGATCTATCTGATACAGCAAAATTACCTGCTTGTAAGCATGCCGGTGGGCACGGACGACATGTCTAAAAATTTTTTATTGGAGGAATTGTCCTCGATCAGTCGGTTCTTTCAAAAGCATGCTTTTCTCTATCAATATTACCTTGCTGGTGAAACTATGAGAGATGAAGAGTTTTTCCTTAGAAAGAACATCTCTGAGTTTCCTTTAGGACAGGAGTTTGTTTCTGGCCGCATGCGCAAATACTCCACACAGATGGATTATATGTTTGCTCAATTTAAAGCTATGGAGATGCTGCGCGATTTTATCATATCGCGTGTGAAGTTCTTTACGCAGACTTTTAAAGAGGATATGCTTTCTGCTGCGCTTAAGCAGAGCAGAAGGTATTGGTCTGGTGATAAAGCCGAATTAGTCGAATTGATCTATGGTATCTATTTAACGAGGAGGCTCAATAATGGGAAAGCAGAAATTGGCGAGATTATCGATTGGTTCGAAGACACATTGAATGTTGACCTTCGGCAGGCTTACCGAATTTTTATGGATATCAAACGCCGTAAGAAGATTAGCTATACAAAGTTCCTTGATGAAATGGCAATCGCCATAAGGATGAATATAGAAGAGGGAAATCGATAA